The following proteins are encoded in a genomic region of Takifugu flavidus isolate HTHZ2018 chromosome 3, ASM371156v2, whole genome shotgun sequence:
- the mta2 gene encoding metastasis-associated protein MTA2 isoform X2, producing the protein MAANMYRVGDYVYFENSSSNPYLIRRIEELNKTANGNVEAKVVCLFRRRDISSNLNTLADSNAREFEEESKQPTLSEEQKHQLKHRELFLSRQFESLPATHIRGKCNVTLLNETDVLVNYLDKDDCFFYSLVFDPVQKTLLADQGEIRVGSKYQAEIPDKLVEGETDTRVQEKLETKLWDPNNQLKDPQIDQFLVVARAVGTFARALDCSSSIRQPSLHMSAAAASRDITLFHAMDTLQKNNYDLASAMSTLVPQGGPVLCRDEMEEWSASEAMLFEEALEKYGKDFTDIRQDFLPWKSLASVVQFYYMWKTTDRYIQQKRLKAAEADSKLKQVYIPTYTKPNPNQIMVPGSKPGMNGAAGFQKGLNCESCHTVQSSQWYAWGPPNMQCRLCASCWNYWKKYGGLKTPTHLDGTARASSDSGPRGHMTRQEVQGLSPFTRNEGRAKLLAKNRQTFILQTTKLTRIARRVCEDILQPHRAARRPYASINANAVKAECMIRLPKATKTPPKSKVVPRQSLATIVKDLAISAPLKLKATRGPPTPINRNQASQPRGGQSMLGKRSFDTATAVNFPANGRPYTSGMRAMTQSVIKRQKISQGEAPNPVVFVATKDTRALRKHLTQSEMRQAARKPHLLVRIKLPLPPRPMPLLPSSTSEPIVLED; encoded by the exons ATGGCGGCTAACATGTACCGAGTTGGAG ATTATGTGTACTTCGAGAACTCCTCGAGCAACCCTTACCTCATCCGCAGAATAGAAGAGCTCAATAAG ACAGCCAATGGGAACGTGGAGGCGAAGGTGGTGTGTCTCTTCAGGAGGCGGGACATCTCAAGCAACCTAAATACTCTGGCTGACAGTAATGCAA gagagtttgaggaggagTCTAAACAGCCAACACTCtctgaagaacaaaaacaccagCTCAAACACAGAGAACTCTTCCTGTCTCGACAATTTGAATCTTTACCTGCTACTCACATCCG GGGGAAATGTAACGTCACTCTTCTCAACGAAACGGACGTCTTGGTCAACTACCTGGACAAAGAT GACTGTTTCTTTTACTCGCTGGTGTTTGACCCAGTACAAAAGACTCTGCTGGCAGACCAGGGGGAGATCCGGGTGGGTTCCAAATATCAGGCCGAGATCCCTGACAAACTAGTTGAAG GAGAAACGGACACCCGGGTCCAGGAGAAGCTTGAGACTAAGCTTTGGGACCCCAACAATCAGCTGAAAGACCCCCAGATCGACCAGTTCCTGGTGGTAGCACG GGCTGTTGGGACATTCGCACGGGCCCTCGATTGCAGTAGTTCCATTCGGCAACCCAGCCTCCACATGAGCGCGGCTGCAGCCTCTCGAGACATCACGCTG TTTCACGCCATGGACACGCTACAGAAGAATAACTACGACCTGGCGAGCGCCATGTCCACCCTGGTCCCTCAGGGAGGTCCCGTGCTCTGCCGCGATgagatggaggagtggagcGCCTCGGAGGCCATGCTGTTTGAGGAGGCCCTGGAGAAATACGGCAAAGACTTCACCGACATCCGTCAGGACTTT TTGCCATGGAAGTCTCTAGCGAGCGTGGTCCAGTTCTACTACATGTGGAAGACGACAGACCGCTACATCCAACAG AAACGGCTGAAGGCAGCGGAAGCAGACAGCAAGCTGAAGCAAGTCTACATCCCCACATA CACaaaacccaaccccaaccagaTCATGGTTCCAGGCAGCAAGCCAGGCATGAACGGAGCAGCGGGCTTTCAGAAGGGACTGAACTGCGAGAGTTGCCACA CGGTCCAGTCGTCTCAGTGGTACGCCTGGGGGCCTCCCAACATGCAGTGCAGACTATGCGCCTCTTGTTGGAATTATTGGAAGAAGTACGGAGGACTGAAGACACCCACCCATCTAGATGGCACTGCTAGAGCTAGCTCT GATTCGGGGCCTCGCGGTCACATGACCCGCCAAGAAGTTCAAGGCCTGTCCCCATTTACCCGCAATGAGGGTCGAGCCAAGCTGCTGGCCAAGAACCGCCAAACGTTTATCCTGCAGACCACAAAGTTGACCCGCATCGCACGGCGGGTGTGCGAAGATATCTTACAACCTCACCGCGCCGCACGACGCCCGTACGCCTCCATCAATGCCAACGCAGTAAAGGCTGAGT GTATGATTCGGCTGCCCAAAGCCACAAAAACCCCTCCTAAAAGCAAAGTGGTGCCCCGACAGTCACTGGCCACCATAGTGAAGGACTTGG CtatttcagctcctctgaaACTTAAGGCAACTCGAGGACCGCCAACACCTATCAACAGAAATCAAGCCAGCCAGCCTCGTGGAGgccaaagcatgctgggaaagagAAGCTTTGACACC GCTACAGCGGTGAACTTTCCAGCCAATGGGAGGCCATATACTTCAGGTATGAGAGCCATGACTCAGTCAGTCATCAAGCGGCAGAAGATCAGCCAGGGGGAGGCCCCCAACcctgttgtgtttgtggctaCCAAGGACACCAG GGCTTTAAGGAAACATTTGACCCAGTCAGAGATGCGTCAGGCGGCAAGAAAACCTCACCTCCTGGTCCGGATCAAGCTGCcactgcccccccgccccatgCCTCTGCTCCCTTCCAGCACCAGCGAGCCCATCGTCCTGGAGGATTAA
- the mta2 gene encoding metastasis-associated protein MTA2 isoform X1, translating into MAANMYRVGDYVYFENSSSNPYLIRRIEELNKTANGNVEAKVVCLFRRRDISSNLNTLADSNAREFEEESKQPTLSEEQKHQLKHRELFLSRQFESLPATHIRGKCNVTLLNETDVLVNYLDKDDCFFYSLVFDPVQKTLLADQGEIRVGSKYQAEIPDKLVEGELEKARKHISKKQSNYTVSYLLGETDTRVQEKLETKLWDPNNQLKDPQIDQFLVVARAVGTFARALDCSSSIRQPSLHMSAAAASRDITLFHAMDTLQKNNYDLASAMSTLVPQGGPVLCRDEMEEWSASEAMLFEEALEKYGKDFTDIRQDFLPWKSLASVVQFYYMWKTTDRYIQQKRLKAAEADSKLKQVYIPTYTKPNPNQIMVPGSKPGMNGAAGFQKGLNCESCHTVQSSQWYAWGPPNMQCRLCASCWNYWKKYGGLKTPTHLDGTARASSDSGPRGHMTRQEVQGLSPFTRNEGRAKLLAKNRQTFILQTTKLTRIARRVCEDILQPHRAARRPYASINANAVKAECMIRLPKATKTPPKSKVVPRQSLATIVKDLAISAPLKLKATRGPPTPINRNQASQPRGGQSMLGKRSFDTATAVNFPANGRPYTSGMRAMTQSVIKRQKISQGEAPNPVVFVATKDTRALRKHLTQSEMRQAARKPHLLVRIKLPLPPRPMPLLPSSTSEPIVLED; encoded by the exons ATGGCGGCTAACATGTACCGAGTTGGAG ATTATGTGTACTTCGAGAACTCCTCGAGCAACCCTTACCTCATCCGCAGAATAGAAGAGCTCAATAAG ACAGCCAATGGGAACGTGGAGGCGAAGGTGGTGTGTCTCTTCAGGAGGCGGGACATCTCAAGCAACCTAAATACTCTGGCTGACAGTAATGCAA gagagtttgaggaggagTCTAAACAGCCAACACTCtctgaagaacaaaaacaccagCTCAAACACAGAGAACTCTTCCTGTCTCGACAATTTGAATCTTTACCTGCTACTCACATCCG GGGGAAATGTAACGTCACTCTTCTCAACGAAACGGACGTCTTGGTCAACTACCTGGACAAAGAT GACTGTTTCTTTTACTCGCTGGTGTTTGACCCAGTACAAAAGACTCTGCTGGCAGACCAGGGGGAGATCCGGGTGGGTTCCAAATATCAGGCCGAGATCCCTGACAAACTAGTTGAAGGTGAGCTGGAGAAAGctagaaaacacatttcaaaaaAGCAAAGTAATTATACAGTTTCTTATCTCTTAGGAGAAACGGACACCCGGGTCCAGGAGAAGCTTGAGACTAAGCTTTGGGACCCCAACAATCAGCTGAAAGACCCCCAGATCGACCAGTTCCTGGTGGTAGCACG GGCTGTTGGGACATTCGCACGGGCCCTCGATTGCAGTAGTTCCATTCGGCAACCCAGCCTCCACATGAGCGCGGCTGCAGCCTCTCGAGACATCACGCTG TTTCACGCCATGGACACGCTACAGAAGAATAACTACGACCTGGCGAGCGCCATGTCCACCCTGGTCCCTCAGGGAGGTCCCGTGCTCTGCCGCGATgagatggaggagtggagcGCCTCGGAGGCCATGCTGTTTGAGGAGGCCCTGGAGAAATACGGCAAAGACTTCACCGACATCCGTCAGGACTTT TTGCCATGGAAGTCTCTAGCGAGCGTGGTCCAGTTCTACTACATGTGGAAGACGACAGACCGCTACATCCAACAG AAACGGCTGAAGGCAGCGGAAGCAGACAGCAAGCTGAAGCAAGTCTACATCCCCACATA CACaaaacccaaccccaaccagaTCATGGTTCCAGGCAGCAAGCCAGGCATGAACGGAGCAGCGGGCTTTCAGAAGGGACTGAACTGCGAGAGTTGCCACA CGGTCCAGTCGTCTCAGTGGTACGCCTGGGGGCCTCCCAACATGCAGTGCAGACTATGCGCCTCTTGTTGGAATTATTGGAAGAAGTACGGAGGACTGAAGACACCCACCCATCTAGATGGCACTGCTAGAGCTAGCTCT GATTCGGGGCCTCGCGGTCACATGACCCGCCAAGAAGTTCAAGGCCTGTCCCCATTTACCCGCAATGAGGGTCGAGCCAAGCTGCTGGCCAAGAACCGCCAAACGTTTATCCTGCAGACCACAAAGTTGACCCGCATCGCACGGCGGGTGTGCGAAGATATCTTACAACCTCACCGCGCCGCACGACGCCCGTACGCCTCCATCAATGCCAACGCAGTAAAGGCTGAGT GTATGATTCGGCTGCCCAAAGCCACAAAAACCCCTCCTAAAAGCAAAGTGGTGCCCCGACAGTCACTGGCCACCATAGTGAAGGACTTGG CtatttcagctcctctgaaACTTAAGGCAACTCGAGGACCGCCAACACCTATCAACAGAAATCAAGCCAGCCAGCCTCGTGGAGgccaaagcatgctgggaaagagAAGCTTTGACACC GCTACAGCGGTGAACTTTCCAGCCAATGGGAGGCCATATACTTCAGGTATGAGAGCCATGACTCAGTCAGTCATCAAGCGGCAGAAGATCAGCCAGGGGGAGGCCCCCAACcctgttgtgtttgtggctaCCAAGGACACCAG GGCTTTAAGGAAACATTTGACCCAGTCAGAGATGCGTCAGGCGGCAAGAAAACCTCACCTCCTGGTCCGGATCAAGCTGCcactgcccccccgccccatgCCTCTGCTCCCTTCCAGCACCAGCGAGCCCATCGTCCTGGAGGATTAA
- the mta2 gene encoding metastasis-associated protein MTA2 isoform X3 encodes MAANMYRVGDYVYFENSSSNPYLIRRIEELNKTANGNVEAKVVCLFRRRDISSNLNTLADSNAREFEEESKQPTLSEEQKHQLKHRELFLSRQFESLPATHIRGKCNVTLLNETDVLVNYLDKDDCFFYSLVFDPVQKTLLADQGEIRVGSKYQAEIPDKLVEGETDTRVQEKLETKLWDPNNQLKDPQIDQFLVVARAVGTFARALDCSSSIRQPSLHMSAAAASRDITLFHAMDTLQKNNYDLASAMSTLVPQGGPVLCRDEMEEWSASEAMLFEEALEKYGKDFTDIRQDFLPWKSLASVVQFYYMWKTTDRYIQQKRLKAAEADSKLKQVYIPTYTKPNPNQIMVPGSKPGMNGAAGFQKGLNCESCHTVQSSQWYAWGPPNMQCRLCASCWNYWKKYGGLKTPTHLDGTARASSATAVNFPANGRPYTSGMRAMTQSVIKRQKISQGEAPNPVVFVATKDTRALRKHLTQSEMRQAARKPHLLVRIKLPLPPRPMPLLPSSTSEPIVLED; translated from the exons ATGGCGGCTAACATGTACCGAGTTGGAG ATTATGTGTACTTCGAGAACTCCTCGAGCAACCCTTACCTCATCCGCAGAATAGAAGAGCTCAATAAG ACAGCCAATGGGAACGTGGAGGCGAAGGTGGTGTGTCTCTTCAGGAGGCGGGACATCTCAAGCAACCTAAATACTCTGGCTGACAGTAATGCAA gagagtttgaggaggagTCTAAACAGCCAACACTCtctgaagaacaaaaacaccagCTCAAACACAGAGAACTCTTCCTGTCTCGACAATTTGAATCTTTACCTGCTACTCACATCCG GGGGAAATGTAACGTCACTCTTCTCAACGAAACGGACGTCTTGGTCAACTACCTGGACAAAGAT GACTGTTTCTTTTACTCGCTGGTGTTTGACCCAGTACAAAAGACTCTGCTGGCAGACCAGGGGGAGATCCGGGTGGGTTCCAAATATCAGGCCGAGATCCCTGACAAACTAGTTGAAG GAGAAACGGACACCCGGGTCCAGGAGAAGCTTGAGACTAAGCTTTGGGACCCCAACAATCAGCTGAAAGACCCCCAGATCGACCAGTTCCTGGTGGTAGCACG GGCTGTTGGGACATTCGCACGGGCCCTCGATTGCAGTAGTTCCATTCGGCAACCCAGCCTCCACATGAGCGCGGCTGCAGCCTCTCGAGACATCACGCTG TTTCACGCCATGGACACGCTACAGAAGAATAACTACGACCTGGCGAGCGCCATGTCCACCCTGGTCCCTCAGGGAGGTCCCGTGCTCTGCCGCGATgagatggaggagtggagcGCCTCGGAGGCCATGCTGTTTGAGGAGGCCCTGGAGAAATACGGCAAAGACTTCACCGACATCCGTCAGGACTTT TTGCCATGGAAGTCTCTAGCGAGCGTGGTCCAGTTCTACTACATGTGGAAGACGACAGACCGCTACATCCAACAG AAACGGCTGAAGGCAGCGGAAGCAGACAGCAAGCTGAAGCAAGTCTACATCCCCACATA CACaaaacccaaccccaaccagaTCATGGTTCCAGGCAGCAAGCCAGGCATGAACGGAGCAGCGGGCTTTCAGAAGGGACTGAACTGCGAGAGTTGCCACA CGGTCCAGTCGTCTCAGTGGTACGCCTGGGGGCCTCCCAACATGCAGTGCAGACTATGCGCCTCTTGTTGGAATTATTGGAAGAAGTACGGAGGACTGAAGACACCCACCCATCTAGATGGCACTGCTAGAGCTAGCTCT GCTACAGCGGTGAACTTTCCAGCCAATGGGAGGCCATATACTTCAGGTATGAGAGCCATGACTCAGTCAGTCATCAAGCGGCAGAAGATCAGCCAGGGGGAGGCCCCCAACcctgttgtgtttgtggctaCCAAGGACACCAG GGCTTTAAGGAAACATTTGACCCAGTCAGAGATGCGTCAGGCGGCAAGAAAACCTCACCTCCTGGTCCGGATCAAGCTGCcactgcccccccgccccatgCCTCTGCTCCCTTCCAGCACCAGCGAGCCCATCGTCCTGGAGGATTAA